Proteins found in one Saccharopolyspora phatthalungensis genomic segment:
- a CDS encoding GH1 family beta-glucosidase: MTNEQVLGFPQGFIWGAATASYQVEGGAKEDGRGPSIWDTFAAQEGKVLNGDTGEVACDHFHRYAEDVALMAELGLPAYRFSVSWPRVMPDGRTLNPSGIAFYDRLVDELLGRGISPMVTLYHWDLPQALEDSGGWRVRDTAARFADYAVAVHGVLGDRVRDWTTLNEPFCSAFLGYGNGVHAPGIAEPGTALVAAHHHLLAHGQGMAALRALARPDQRFSLVLNFSPVLTDADDAAHREAARKFDGMHNRMFLDPVLGRGYPQDVLADLEHLNALEPAIREGDMELITTPLDWLGVNYYAPTRVAPLPDVSVPSNCGLPGMRGFNVLPPRGPLTSFGWEQTPGSLTDLLVWLHEHCPEVPLVVAENGAAFPDTLDNGRVRDSQRVRYFADHLRAVHAAIERGADVRGYLAWSLLDNFEWAMGYTQRFGLIHVDFDTQQRTIKDSARFYSSVVENNTVPTGDYAELAVD; this comes from the coding sequence ATGACCAACGAACAGGTACTCGGTTTCCCGCAGGGTTTCATATGGGGGGCGGCGACGGCCTCTTACCAGGTCGAAGGCGGAGCCAAGGAAGATGGCCGCGGCCCGTCGATCTGGGACACCTTCGCCGCCCAGGAAGGCAAGGTCCTCAACGGGGATACCGGTGAGGTGGCGTGTGATCATTTCCATCGTTATGCCGAAGACGTGGCGCTGATGGCCGAGCTGGGCCTGCCGGCGTACCGGTTCTCGGTGTCCTGGCCCAGGGTCATGCCCGATGGGCGCACCCTGAATCCTTCCGGGATCGCGTTCTATGACCGGCTCGTGGATGAGCTGCTGGGCCGCGGTATTTCCCCGATGGTCACTCTTTACCACTGGGATCTGCCGCAGGCGCTGGAGGACTCGGGCGGCTGGCGGGTGCGGGATACCGCCGCGCGGTTCGCCGATTATGCCGTGGCGGTGCACGGTGTGCTGGGTGACCGGGTGCGGGACTGGACGACGTTGAACGAGCCGTTCTGTTCGGCGTTTCTGGGTTATGGCAACGGGGTGCACGCGCCGGGTATCGCCGAGCCTGGGACCGCGTTGGTGGCCGCGCATCATCATCTGCTGGCTCATGGGCAGGGGATGGCCGCGTTGCGGGCCCTCGCTCGTCCGGATCAGCGGTTTTCGCTGGTGCTGAACTTTTCGCCGGTGCTCACCGATGCCGATGATGCGGCTCATCGTGAGGCGGCGCGCAAGTTCGATGGCATGCACAACAGGATGTTTCTTGACCCGGTGCTCGGCCGGGGTTATCCGCAGGACGTGCTGGCTGATCTTGAGCACCTGAACGCTCTGGAGCCGGCGATCCGGGAGGGTGATATGGAGTTGATCACCACGCCGCTGGACTGGCTTGGGGTCAACTATTACGCGCCGACACGGGTGGCGCCGTTGCCTGATGTGTCGGTGCCCAGCAATTGCGGGCTGCCCGGTATGCGTGGTTTCAATGTGCTGCCGCCTCGGGGTCCGTTGACGTCGTTCGGCTGGGAGCAGACTCCGGGTTCGCTGACCGATCTGCTGGTCTGGCTGCACGAGCACTGTCCCGAGGTTCCGCTCGTGGTCGCCGAGAACGGGGCCGCTTTCCCGGACACGCTGGACAATGGCCGGGTTCGTGATTCCCAGCGGGTCCGCTATTTCGCAGATCACCTTCGCGCCGTGCATGCCGCTATCGAGCGTGGTGCCGATGTCCGTGGTTATTTGGCGTGGTCCTTGCTGGACAACTTCGAGTGGGCGATGGGTTATACCCAGCGTTTCGGCCTGATCCACGTCGACTTCGACACCCAGCAACGCACCATCAAGGACAGCGCCCGCTTCTACTCCAGCGTCGTGGAAAACAACACCGTACCAACTGGGGACTACGCAGAGCTCGCGGTGGACTAG
- a CDS encoding carbohydrate ABC transporter permease: protein MLVYALLVGVVAASAFPLYWSFVVSSSDSSAIGEASPPLIPGGYLLDNVRRVFDTVDFWLALQNSLIVSGTVTLSNVVLSSLAGFAFARLRFPGRNSLFLVVIGTVMVPAQLGVIPLYMVVGELGWYGRLEAVIVPGLINAFAVFWMRQACEEAVPTELVDAARVDGCSLWAVFWHVAVPAIRPQAAVLGMVTFMAAWNDFFWPLIVLDPNESLTVQVALSRLASGYFLDYSLMLTGATLGVLPVIIVFIVLARQIVNGITRVSVNG from the coding sequence GTGCTCGTTTATGCGCTGCTGGTGGGGGTGGTGGCCGCGTCGGCGTTTCCGCTGTATTGGTCGTTTGTGGTGTCCTCCAGTGATTCCTCGGCGATCGGTGAGGCGAGCCCGCCGCTGATTCCGGGTGGGTATTTGCTGGACAACGTCCGCCGGGTATTCGACACGGTGGATTTCTGGCTGGCGTTGCAGAACTCGTTGATCGTGTCGGGCACGGTCACGTTGTCCAACGTGGTGTTGTCCAGCCTGGCCGGGTTCGCTTTCGCCCGGTTGCGTTTTCCGGGCCGTAACTCGTTGTTCCTGGTGGTGATCGGCACGGTGATGGTGCCCGCACAGCTGGGGGTGATCCCGCTTTACATGGTGGTGGGTGAGCTGGGCTGGTACGGCCGGCTGGAGGCGGTGATCGTGCCCGGTCTGATCAACGCGTTCGCGGTGTTCTGGATGCGGCAGGCCTGTGAGGAGGCGGTGCCGACCGAGCTGGTTGATGCCGCGCGGGTGGACGGGTGCTCGTTGTGGGCGGTGTTCTGGCACGTGGCTGTGCCCGCGATCCGCCCGCAGGCGGCGGTGCTGGGCATGGTGACGTTCATGGCGGCGTGGAACGATTTCTTCTGGCCATTGATCGTGCTGGATCCCAACGAGAGCCTGACCGTGCAGGTGGCCTTGTCGCGGCTGGCCAGTGGCTATTTCCTGGACTATTCCCTGATGTTGACCGGTGCGACTTTGGGGGTGTTGCCGGTGATCATCGTTTTCATCGTGTTGGCGAGGCAGATCGTCAATGGAATCACACGCGTGTCGGTTAACGGATGA
- a CDS encoding carbohydrate ABC transporter permease: MSPLRVSTAPSRQPARADRGPADGARRRWVLTRLDNRVTPFLFIAPFFVLFTVFGVFPLLYTAWVSLHDWQLIDGDQGFVGLANYAKLFADPDFYNALFNTMSIFLLSTVPQLLAALGIAALLDRPLRAGTVWRAGVLLPNVVSVVAVALVFGQLFARDFGVVNWVLGLVGVDPVDWGAQRLPSHVAIATMVIWRWTGYNSLLYLAAMRNVPRELYEAAALDGASRWRSFWSVTVPGIRPTIIFTVVVSTIGGLQLFAEPQLFDASGTAGVGGSDRQFQTVTMYLYEKGFGLFDAGYAAAIAWVLFVVCVLSALVNFWLARRIRAGG; the protein is encoded by the coding sequence ATGTCACCGCTTCGGGTGTCGACGGCGCCTTCCCGTCAGCCGGCCCGCGCTGATCGTGGGCCGGCTGACGGGGCGCGTCGGAGGTGGGTGCTGACGCGACTTGATAACCGGGTGACGCCGTTTTTGTTCATCGCTCCGTTCTTTGTGTTGTTCACGGTGTTCGGCGTTTTCCCGTTGCTGTATACCGCGTGGGTGTCGTTGCATGACTGGCAGTTGATCGATGGTGATCAGGGCTTTGTGGGGTTGGCGAATTATGCCAAGTTGTTCGCCGACCCAGATTTTTACAACGCGTTGTTCAACACGATGAGTATTTTCCTGCTCTCGACGGTTCCGCAGTTGCTGGCGGCGTTGGGGATCGCGGCGCTGCTGGACCGGCCGTTGCGGGCCGGGACGGTGTGGCGGGCGGGTGTGTTGCTGCCGAACGTGGTGTCGGTGGTGGCGGTGGCGTTGGTATTCGGGCAATTGTTCGCGCGTGATTTCGGCGTGGTGAACTGGGTGCTGGGTCTGGTGGGGGTGGATCCGGTGGACTGGGGGGCGCAGCGGTTGCCCTCGCATGTGGCGATCGCGACGATGGTGATCTGGCGGTGGACGGGGTATAACTCGCTGCTGTATCTGGCTGCGATGCGGAATGTGCCGCGGGAGTTGTATGAGGCCGCGGCGCTGGACGGGGCGTCGCGGTGGCGGTCGTTTTGGTCGGTGACGGTGCCGGGGATCCGGCCGACCATCATTTTCACGGTCGTGGTGTCCACGATCGGTGGGTTGCAGTTGTTCGCCGAGCCGCAGTTGTTCGATGCCTCGGGCACGGCCGGTGTGGGCGGCAGTGACCGGCAGTTCCAGACGGTGACGATGTATTTGTATGAGAAGGGGTTCGGTCTTTTCGATGCGGGGTATGCCGCGGCGATCGCATGGGTGTTGTTCGTGGTGTGCGTGCTTTCGGCGCTGGTGAATTTCTGGCTGGCGCGCCGGATCCGAGCAGGAGGGTGA
- a CDS encoding extracellular solute-binding protein, translated as MTRRRSLWSVLAVTTALAVVLGGCAGGGADSGKIVIKVATFGEFGYEPLFAEYEAQHPNIHLEAQVSDFEAHHKGLATALAGGHGAADVVAVEEQYMPQFMQSKDKFVNLADFGAQDLKSQWSDWKWAQGVSKDGSFVLGLGTDMGGLATCYRRDLFARAGLPTDRAEVARLWPTWEDYARVADRFSAAVPDVKFADSAGSIYTAILNQSEENFFAKADDSFIADHNPNLRRAFDIAGGIAAKGQTARVTTYTQAWNVAVKQGTFATMNCPAWMLEQIRSAGGDANAGKWDVTTVPGNSGSQGGSFLTVPKQGAHPREAYDVAKWLTAPEQQKRIFLQSGSLPSAPAAYKDPAVIGKTDPYFSNAPVGQIYATSADTLRPNYRGTKDSVVRPKFGQALGRVEEGKQTVDQAWAEAVQQARDALK; from the coding sequence ATGACACGAAGGCGTTCGTTGTGGTCTGTACTGGCCGTGACTACGGCCCTAGCGGTCGTGTTAGGCGGCTGTGCTGGGGGTGGCGCTGACAGCGGCAAAATCGTGATCAAGGTCGCGACGTTCGGTGAGTTCGGTTACGAGCCGTTGTTCGCGGAGTACGAGGCGCAGCATCCGAATATTCATTTGGAGGCTCAGGTCTCGGACTTTGAGGCGCATCACAAGGGGTTGGCTACCGCGTTGGCGGGTGGGCATGGAGCTGCGGACGTTGTTGCGGTGGAAGAGCAGTATATGCCGCAGTTTATGCAGTCGAAAGACAAGTTCGTGAATCTGGCCGATTTCGGGGCTCAGGATCTGAAGAGTCAGTGGTCGGACTGGAAGTGGGCGCAGGGGGTCAGCAAGGACGGTAGCTTCGTTCTCGGGCTCGGGACGGATATGGGGGGCCTGGCGACGTGTTATCGGCGTGACCTGTTCGCGCGGGCCGGGCTGCCGACCGATCGCGCTGAGGTGGCTCGGTTGTGGCCCACGTGGGAGGATTATGCGCGGGTTGCCGACCGGTTCAGTGCGGCGGTGCCTGATGTGAAGTTCGCGGACTCGGCGGGGAGTATCTATACCGCGATTCTGAACCAGTCCGAGGAAAACTTCTTCGCGAAGGCGGATGATTCGTTCATCGCGGATCACAATCCGAACCTGCGGCGGGCGTTTGATATCGCGGGGGGAATCGCGGCGAAGGGCCAGACGGCGCGGGTGACGACGTATACGCAGGCGTGGAACGTCGCGGTGAAGCAGGGCACGTTTGCGACGATGAACTGCCCGGCGTGGATGCTGGAGCAGATCCGGTCGGCGGGTGGCGATGCCAATGCGGGGAAGTGGGACGTGACCACCGTGCCGGGGAACAGCGGTAGTCAGGGTGGTTCGTTCTTGACGGTGCCCAAGCAGGGTGCGCATCCGCGGGAGGCCTACGACGTCGCGAAGTGGTTGACTGCGCCGGAGCAGCAGAAGCGGATCTTCTTGCAGAGTGGGAGTCTGCCGAGCGCGCCGGCCGCGTATAAGGACCCGGCGGTGATTGGTAAGACCGATCCGTATTTCAGCAATGCACCGGTGGGGCAGATTTATGCGACGTCGGCGGATACGTTGCGGCCGAATTACCGGGGAACCAAGGACAGTGTGGTGCGGCCGAAGTTCGGGCAGGCGCTGGGCCGGGTGGAAGAGGGTAAGCAGACCGTCGACCAGGCGTGGGCCGAGGCCGTGCAGCAAGCACGCGACGCGCTGAAGTAG
- a CDS encoding SsgA family sporulation/cell division regulator, which produces MTVNDHQTVLVTTVFNLVAPAGVLAPVGVELRYDSRNPYEVGIKFNVGRTGQVDWVVARELVADGLVVDSGHGDVRIRPRRDVSGLVVIALSSPSGQATFEADADELMEFLNDTYDVVAPGEEHKWMSIDDALSRLLPHDM; this is translated from the coding sequence ATGACGGTCAATGATCACCAGACGGTTCTCGTCACCACGGTCTTCAACCTGGTCGCCCCGGCAGGGGTGCTCGCGCCGGTTGGAGTGGAACTACGCTACGACAGCCGCAACCCGTACGAGGTCGGCATCAAGTTCAACGTGGGCAGGACCGGCCAGGTGGATTGGGTGGTCGCCCGCGAGCTGGTGGCCGACGGGCTTGTCGTCGACAGCGGGCATGGCGATGTGCGAATCCGGCCTAGACGGGACGTGTCGGGATTGGTCGTGATCGCGTTGAGCTCGCCATCCGGCCAGGCCACCTTCGAAGCCGACGCCGATGAGTTGATGGAATTCTTGAACGATACCTACGACGTCGTCGCACCCGGCGAAGAGCACAAGTGGATGAGCATCGACGACGCGCTGAGCAGATTGCTCCCGCACGACATGTAG
- a CDS encoding BTAD domain-containing putative transcriptional regulator has protein sequence MLTSASGPLKVELLGPSRAWLGENEVALGPARQRAVFAVLALHANHVVSRHELIDALWGESPPASAEGSVYTYVSGLRRSLEPNRSRRSTAGVLISQPAGYTLQLAPEALDVRVFDRLREQGRQQLTAGDHETAVESLDAALDLWRGEALSGVPGPFAQLQRERLAELRLATMEHRATAVLALGGHVELAAELAGLVREFPLRESLRVLLMTALYRSGRPAEALEVFRETRQVLVEELGIEPGPELSRVHERILANDPALDATPARAASAGAAPLSIVPAHVTRALQRNAERRFVGRAVPTARLRELVSEVLSGRGRSVWIEGEPGIGKSELLTVALADAGRRGCQLAWAVADELSQRFPLQVMTECLGIDATAPDTRRTRLAATLHGEHAAEPVDQLLALVDELCATSPLLLVIDDLQWADEASVLVWHRLCAATRQLPLLLVAATRPAPERVELRQLRRAVESRDGEVFHLEPLTDLETEQLLGEIVGAKPGPVLREIAGRASGNPLYVQEMTDALIRANVVEIANGTADVPASSIAEAPKTLVAAIGRRLDFLSAPTREVLRWGALLGQEFSVTDIAAATGRQVFELLGAFEEAVAANVLVDAETQLAFRHPLLRQALYDGIPKAVRGALHRQAAEALASNGAPVKQVAEHLLAAPAADDRWVLEWLSDNNVAVSNRAPLIAIDLFERALQSCPANDPNREVLLVALVKVLFRAGRDPETEARQALAIATDPYRSAEMRQLLAAMLHRRGMTPAAIDTLGNAANDPAVPEIWRARHRSLLANFRRGDLSDLDATEKSADEAYAQAMITDEPYPIAHALQTMWLVDSVRRDHARALAHIDQALEVVGRDADLSEFRFDLLDNRTFTLQNLDRLDEAETTMRAAREVAAQHIPSSGLQVTEAVHYYWVGRWDDAMLALQTLTEDGPAISFYGLREPGPAALLSHGVGALIAGRREDVKMAARHLDAAEEYSPSTGAERESCDFLLVAQALVAEQRGEQDRSLSVLDPVLNPTFAPLMLRHQWLPDFVRLAVEFGDHDRAHQALEVCQNEAAKESQPARAFAAAARCQGLIAGDPEPIMAAARHYREVGRRVELAAALEDAALLLAQRGLLKEAQRALDEAIRHFAELSARWDIRRAESRLRRFGIRSNPHTALVRPADGWEALSPDEIQIAILVAEGRSNPDIASELAVPRRVVQSHVARILGKLNAHSRVAIVDEVGRRVPVNS, from the coding sequence ATGCTGACGAGCGCGAGTGGCCCGCTCAAAGTCGAGTTGCTGGGACCGTCGCGCGCCTGGCTGGGGGAGAACGAGGTCGCTCTCGGTCCGGCCCGACAGCGAGCGGTGTTCGCGGTGCTGGCGTTGCATGCCAACCACGTCGTGTCCCGGCACGAACTCATCGACGCGCTGTGGGGTGAGTCGCCGCCGGCTAGCGCGGAAGGCAGCGTTTATACCTATGTTTCGGGGTTGCGACGCAGTCTGGAGCCGAATCGTTCGCGCCGGTCGACCGCGGGTGTCCTGATCTCGCAGCCCGCCGGTTACACGCTGCAGCTGGCGCCCGAAGCCCTGGATGTGCGCGTCTTCGACCGGCTGCGCGAGCAGGGACGACAACAGCTCACGGCCGGGGATCACGAGACGGCGGTGGAATCGCTGGATGCCGCGTTGGATTTGTGGCGCGGGGAGGCGCTTTCCGGTGTTCCGGGCCCCTTCGCACAACTCCAGCGCGAGCGTCTCGCGGAGTTGCGGCTGGCGACCATGGAACACCGGGCGACGGCGGTGCTCGCGTTGGGTGGCCATGTGGAGCTGGCGGCGGAGCTGGCCGGGCTGGTCCGCGAGTTCCCGCTGCGCGAGTCCCTGCGCGTGTTGCTGATGACCGCGCTCTATCGCAGCGGGCGGCCGGCGGAGGCATTGGAGGTCTTCCGGGAGACCCGCCAGGTCCTGGTCGAGGAACTCGGCATCGAACCCGGTCCCGAGCTCAGCCGGGTGCACGAGCGGATCCTGGCCAACGATCCCGCCTTGGACGCGACCCCGGCCAGGGCTGCCTCGGCCGGGGCGGCGCCGCTATCGATCGTGCCGGCCCATGTCACCCGCGCGCTCCAGCGCAACGCCGAAAGGCGCTTCGTCGGGCGTGCGGTGCCGACCGCGCGGCTGCGGGAGCTGGTGTCGGAGGTGTTGTCGGGCCGGGGCCGGTCGGTATGGATCGAGGGTGAGCCCGGCATCGGCAAGTCGGAGTTGCTCACGGTCGCTCTGGCCGACGCCGGGCGCCGTGGTTGCCAGCTCGCGTGGGCGGTCGCCGACGAGCTCAGCCAGCGATTCCCGCTCCAGGTCATGACCGAATGCCTAGGCATCGACGCGACCGCACCGGATACCCGGCGGACACGACTGGCCGCCACCCTGCACGGCGAGCACGCCGCGGAACCGGTGGACCAGCTGCTCGCGCTCGTCGACGAGTTGTGCGCGACCTCGCCGCTGCTGCTGGTCATCGACGACCTGCAATGGGCCGACGAAGCCAGCGTGCTGGTGTGGCATCGGCTCTGCGCGGCAACGCGCCAGCTGCCGCTGCTGCTGGTGGCGGCGACCCGTCCCGCTCCGGAACGGGTCGAGCTGCGGCAATTGCGCCGCGCCGTCGAATCACGAGACGGTGAAGTGTTCCACCTCGAACCGCTGACCGACCTGGAGACCGAGCAACTGCTCGGCGAGATCGTCGGCGCCAAACCCGGGCCCGTCCTGCGGGAAATAGCGGGCCGCGCCTCGGGAAACCCGCTGTACGTGCAAGAAATGACCGACGCTCTGATCCGCGCCAATGTCGTGGAGATCGCCAACGGCACCGCCGACGTCCCCGCCTCCTCGATCGCCGAAGCCCCCAAAACCCTCGTCGCCGCGATCGGCAGAAGGCTCGACTTCCTCTCCGCCCCCACCCGGGAAGTGCTCCGCTGGGGCGCGCTGCTCGGGCAGGAGTTCTCCGTCACCGACATCGCCGCCGCCACCGGCCGACAGGTCTTCGAACTGTTAGGGGCCTTCGAGGAAGCCGTCGCGGCCAACGTGCTCGTTGACGCGGAGACACAACTGGCGTTCCGGCACCCGCTATTGCGTCAGGCACTCTACGACGGAATTCCGAAAGCGGTGCGAGGTGCTCTGCACCGGCAGGCGGCCGAAGCACTCGCCAGCAACGGCGCCCCGGTCAAACAGGTCGCCGAACACCTCCTTGCCGCACCGGCCGCCGACGACCGGTGGGTGCTGGAATGGTTGAGCGACAACAACGTCGCGGTCTCCAACCGCGCGCCACTGATCGCCATCGACCTGTTCGAACGCGCGCTGCAAAGCTGCCCGGCCAACGACCCCAACCGAGAGGTGCTGCTCGTCGCGCTCGTCAAGGTGCTGTTCCGGGCGGGACGCGACCCGGAAACGGAAGCGCGCCAAGCCCTCGCAATCGCGACAGACCCGTACCGGTCGGCGGAGATGCGGCAACTGCTGGCGGCGATGCTGCATCGGCGAGGCATGACACCTGCGGCGATCGACACGCTGGGAAATGCGGCCAACGATCCGGCGGTCCCGGAGATCTGGCGCGCCAGGCACCGGTCGTTGCTGGCGAACTTCCGGCGTGGCGATCTCAGCGATCTCGACGCGACCGAGAAGAGCGCCGACGAGGCTTATGCGCAGGCGATGATCACCGATGAGCCCTACCCCATCGCGCACGCCTTGCAGACCATGTGGCTGGTGGATTCGGTGCGCAGGGACCACGCACGCGCGCTCGCGCACATCGACCAGGCGCTGGAGGTGGTCGGTCGAGATGCCGACCTTTCCGAGTTCCGCTTCGACCTGCTGGACAACCGCACGTTCACGTTGCAGAACCTGGATCGCCTCGACGAAGCGGAGACGACCATGCGCGCGGCCAGAGAGGTCGCGGCCCAACACATCCCGTCAAGCGGCCTGCAGGTGACCGAAGCGGTGCACTACTACTGGGTGGGCCGCTGGGACGACGCCATGCTGGCATTGCAGACCCTGACCGAGGACGGCCCGGCGATCTCCTTCTACGGGTTGCGTGAACCCGGGCCGGCGGCACTGCTTTCGCACGGCGTCGGCGCGCTGATCGCCGGACGGCGCGAAGACGTCAAGATGGCCGCGCGGCACCTCGACGCGGCCGAGGAGTATTCGCCATCCACCGGCGCGGAACGGGAAAGCTGCGACTTCCTGCTGGTCGCCCAGGCTCTCGTGGCCGAACAGCGCGGCGAGCAGGACAGATCGCTGTCCGTCCTCGATCCGGTCCTCAACCCCACCTTCGCGCCCCTGATGCTGCGGCACCAGTGGTTGCCCGACTTCGTCCGGCTGGCCGTCGAATTCGGCGACCACGACCGAGCGCACCAGGCATTGGAGGTCTGCCAGAACGAAGCGGCCAAGGAGAGCCAGCCGGCCCGGGCCTTCGCCGCGGCCGCCCGCTGCCAAGGGCTCATCGCGGGCGACCCCGAACCGATCATGGCCGCGGCACGGCACTACCGGGAGGTGGGACGTCGGGTCGAACTCGCCGCGGCGCTGGAGGACGCCGCCTTGCTGCTGGCGCAACGGGGTCTGCTTAAGGAGGCACAGCGCGCGCTCGACGAGGCCATCCGGCACTTCGCCGAGCTATCCGCCCGCTGGGACATCCGCCGGGCCGAATCCCGGCTGCGCAGGTTCGGGATCCGTTCGAACCCGCACACCGCACTCGTCCGCCCCGCCGACGGATGGGAAGCCCTCTCCCCCGACGAAATCCAGATCGCGATTCTCGTCGCAGAGGGCCGTTCCAACCCCGACATCGCGTCCGAATTGGCGGTGCCGCGGCGCGTGGTGCAAAGCCATGTCGCCCGCATACTGGGCAAGCTCAACGCGCACTCCCGGGTCGCAATCGTCGACGAAGTCGGCAGGCGCGTTCCG